In a single window of the Bradyrhizobium sp. ORS 285 genome:
- a CDS encoding exopolysaccharide transport family protein: MQLAFWRAGKKKGADEASVQPVRSSSSSAEPVASGDLDIRLIGRALARKRWFILLPTLFALGLAVTAVNMITPRYKSEARILIDGRENVFLRPNSERVEERQALDAEAVTSQVQLVLSRDLARDIIRKNKLNELPEFDSVLRGVSPLKSIAAMLGLVRDPLAMTPDERVMDAYYERLTVYAVDKSRVLVIEFQSQDPELAAQVANSIADGYLVVQQTARQAQAKSASQWLAGEIQSLRKKVEEAESRVEEFRAKSNSFMGTNNTSLSNQQMGETSTQLNNARALKSDAETKARLIREMLQSGQPIEASEVLNSELMRRLSEQRVNLRAQLAEQSSTLLDNHPRIKELKAQLADLDRQIRDEAGKISRSLDSDARIAEGRVQMLTQNLEQAKKQASSTNGEDVKLRALDREAKAQRDLLESYLAKYREANTRESLDTPPAEGRIISRAVVSNTPAYPKKLPIVLIATLATLMLTSGVVMTGELLRLTAPRATALGPITPVVVAVAPTARVEPVMAAPALSVAAPPPVTAPPVVAQPVTAQVAPPAPVAVAPPSAAGSPPAPEPVKPAPPPSTELDQLSASLLAAGEAARKITVLGTAGSEAVTATALSLARTLAREARVVLVDLAGRPQLLASLSVDPAAPGLIELMLGEATFASIITKDRASRLHLVNAGRPGADRNQLQSPRLALAIDALLRVYDHVLLDAGNASDLPAELLTTSARAVVVPDPAMPAEARSQMSEQLREVGFGAVTMLTAPLGGASLNQPDPRGVAA; this comes from the coding sequence ATGCAGTTGGCGTTCTGGCGTGCCGGCAAGAAGAAAGGGGCGGATGAGGCTTCGGTTCAGCCTGTTAGAAGCTCGTCGTCTTCGGCCGAGCCCGTCGCGTCCGGCGATCTCGACATTCGGCTGATCGGTCGCGCTTTGGCGCGAAAGCGCTGGTTTATTCTGCTGCCGACGCTGTTTGCATTGGGCCTGGCGGTCACGGCGGTCAACATGATCACGCCGCGCTACAAGTCCGAAGCGCGCATCCTGATCGACGGCCGCGAGAACGTGTTTCTGCGTCCGAACAGCGAGCGCGTGGAAGAGCGCCAGGCGCTCGACGCCGAGGCGGTGACGAGCCAGGTGCAACTGGTGCTGTCGCGCGACCTGGCCCGCGACATCATCAGGAAGAACAAGCTCAACGAACTGCCGGAGTTTGATTCCGTCTTGCGCGGCGTGTCGCCGCTGAAGTCCATTGCCGCGATGCTCGGACTGGTCAGGGATCCCCTAGCTATGACGCCGGATGAGCGCGTCATGGACGCCTATTATGAACGGCTGACCGTCTATGCCGTGGACAAGTCGCGCGTCCTCGTCATCGAATTCCAGTCGCAGGATCCGGAGCTCGCCGCCCAGGTCGCCAACTCCATTGCCGACGGCTACCTCGTTGTTCAGCAGACTGCGCGGCAGGCTCAGGCGAAGTCGGCGAGCCAGTGGCTGGCCGGGGAGATTCAGAGCCTGCGCAAGAAGGTCGAGGAGGCGGAGTCGCGGGTCGAGGAGTTCCGTGCCAAGTCGAATTCGTTCATGGGCACCAACAACACCTCGCTCTCCAACCAACAGATGGGCGAGACCAGCACCCAGCTCAACAATGCCCGGGCATTGAAGTCGGATGCCGAGACCAAGGCGCGGCTGATCCGTGAGATGCTGCAGAGCGGGCAGCCGATCGAGGCCTCCGAGGTCCTCAACTCCGAGCTGATGCGGCGGCTGTCCGAGCAGCGCGTGAATCTGCGCGCGCAGCTGGCCGAGCAGTCGTCGACGCTGCTCGACAACCATCCGCGCATCAAGGAGCTGAAGGCTCAGCTGGCCGACCTCGACCGCCAGATCCGCGACGAAGCCGGCAAGATCTCGCGCTCGCTCGACAGCGACGCGCGCATTGCCGAGGGGCGGGTGCAGATGCTGACCCAGAATCTGGAGCAGGCCAAGAAGCAGGCCTCTTCGACCAACGGCGAGGACGTCAAGCTGCGGGCGCTGGACCGTGAGGCCAAGGCGCAGCGCGACCTGCTCGAGTCGTATCTTGCCAAATACCGTGAAGCCAACACCCGCGAGTCGCTCGACACGCCGCCGGCGGAAGGGCGGATCATTTCGCGGGCGGTGGTGTCGAACACGCCGGCCTATCCGAAGAAGCTGCCGATCGTGCTGATCGCGACGTTGGCCACCTTGATGCTCACCTCGGGCGTGGTCATGACCGGTGAGCTGCTGCGCCTCACTGCGCCGCGTGCAACAGCTCTTGGGCCGATCACGCCCGTCGTCGTCGCGGTGGCGCCGACGGCGCGGGTTGAGCCGGTGATGGCGGCTCCTGCACTCTCCGTGGCTGCGCCACCCCCTGTTACCGCACCTCCCGTCGTCGCCCAACCCGTCACCGCCCAAGTCGCCCCTCCGGCTCCCGTTGCCGTCGCTCCGCCATCCGCCGCCGGCTCGCCGCCGGCTCCCGAGCCCGTGAAGCCGGCGCCTCCGCCGTCAACCGAGCTCGACCAGCTCTCGGCCAGCCTGCTTGCCGCGGGCGAGGCTGCCCGCAAGATTACCGTACTCGGCACCGCGGGCAGCGAGGCCGTCACCGCTACCGCTCTGTCGCTCGCCCGCACCTTGGCGCGAGAGGCGCGGGTGGTGCTCGTCGATCTCGCCGGCCGGCCCCAGTTGCTCGCCAGCCTCTCGGTCGATCCGGCTGCGCCGGGATTGATCGAGCTGATGCTGGGCGAGGCGACGTTCGCGTCCATCATCACCAAGGACCGGGCCTCCCGGCTGCATCTCGTCAATGCCGGCCGTCCCGGTGCCGATCGCAACCAGCTGCAATCGCCGCGGTTGGCGCTTGCGATCGATGCGCTGCTGCGGGTCTATGACCACGTGCTGCTCGACGCCGGCAACGCCTCCGATCTTCCGGCCGAGTTGCTGACAACGTCAGCGCGCGCCGTCGTTGTTCCCGATCCCGCCATGCCTGCGGAGGCGCGCAGCCAGATGAGCGAGCAGCTGCGCGAGGTCGGCTTCGGCGCCGTCACCATGCTGACCGCGCCGCTCGGCGGTGCCAGCCTCAACCAGCCGGACCCGCGCGGCGTCGCGGCTTAG
- a CDS encoding glycosyltransferase family 4 protein, whose product MVPSPDKPLKILHAVRAPVGGIFRHILDLANGQADRGHDVGIVADSLTGGERADAALAQIAPRLRLGVHRIAIHREPWPTDVVALSRFSRLARNIGPDVLHGHGAKAGAFVRLLPHRPGTIRIYTPHGGSLHYPRNTLKGALYGRLERALMNRTDLFLFESVFARDTYERMIGHPQGLVHCVFNGVTAGEFDPVTVAMDQTDLAYVGEFRYIKGADLLIDAVAQLRDRGRPVTLTLGGDGEEMPRLQAQVERLGLTTAVRFIGHVKARDGFSKGRLLVVPSRGDSMPYVVIEAGAAGVPMIAARIGGIPEIFGPHSEALFMPGNAVAMADAIAAALDDPATAQLRAKALRERVFQHFSQKAMVEGVLDSYREAFTKT is encoded by the coding sequence ATGGTTCCGTCTCCTGACAAGCCGCTGAAGATCCTTCATGCCGTCCGGGCTCCGGTCGGCGGCATCTTCCGGCACATCCTCGACCTTGCCAACGGCCAGGCCGACCGTGGCCACGACGTCGGCATCGTCGCCGACAGCCTGACCGGTGGCGAACGCGCAGATGCAGCGCTGGCGCAGATCGCGCCGCGATTGAGGCTGGGCGTCCACCGCATCGCCATTCATCGCGAGCCCTGGCCGACCGATGTCGTGGCGTTGAGCCGGTTCTCTCGACTGGCGCGCAACATCGGTCCGGACGTGCTGCACGGTCATGGTGCCAAAGCCGGCGCGTTCGTCCGCCTGCTTCCGCATCGCCCCGGCACGATCCGAATCTACACGCCTCACGGCGGCTCCCTGCACTATCCGCGCAACACGCTGAAGGGTGCACTCTACGGACGGCTCGAACGGGCGCTGATGAACCGGACCGACCTTTTCCTGTTCGAGAGCGTGTTCGCCCGCGACACCTATGAGCGGATGATCGGCCATCCCCAGGGCCTCGTTCATTGCGTCTTCAACGGCGTGACCGCCGGCGAATTCGATCCGGTCACGGTGGCCATGGATCAGACCGATCTCGCTTATGTCGGCGAGTTCCGGTACATCAAGGGCGCCGATCTTCTGATCGATGCCGTGGCGCAGCTGCGCGATCGCGGCCGGCCGGTGACGCTCACGCTGGGCGGCGATGGCGAAGAGATGCCCAGGCTCCAGGCGCAGGTCGAGCGCCTGGGTTTGACAACTGCCGTGCGTTTCATCGGACACGTGAAGGCGCGTGACGGATTTTCCAAGGGCCGCCTGCTCGTCGTGCCCTCGCGCGGCGACTCCATGCCCTATGTCGTGATCGAAGCTGGAGCAGCCGGGGTTCCGATGATCGCGGCGAGGATCGGCGGCATCCCGGAGATCTTCGGGCCGCACAGCGAGGCGCTGTTCATGCCGGGCAATGCCGTCGCGATGGCCGATGCGATCGCAGCGGCGCTCGACGATCCCGCCACTGCGCAACTGCGCGCCAAGGCGCTGCGCGAACGCGTCTTCCAGCACTTTTCGCAGAAGGCCATGGTCGAAGGCGTGCTCGACAGCTACCGCGAAGCGTTTACCAAGACCTGA
- a CDS encoding trans-acting enoyl reductase family protein, giving the protein MTSSKFDLVVYGATGFTGKLVADYLATQYRGDSSLRWAMAGRSLDKLAAVRDEIGAPADTPLIAADASNPESLKAMVAQTRLVLTTVGPYQLYGNELVALCAEAGTDYVDLCGEPVWMRQMIDKHQATAEKSGARIVFSCGFDSVPFELGVYFVQQQAKKVLGAPAARVKGRVRGMSGTLSGGTAASAKATFDAVAKDLSLVSILKDFFALTPGFKGPKQPAGNKPVYEEDLQSWAAPFMMALINTRNVHRSNMLMGFPYGQDFVYDEMVLTGQGEKGEANAKKVMAANAEKTGPNAPKPGEGPSKEERDNGYYNLLFVAIAPDGRQVRATVKGDRDPGYGSTSKMISECAVGLLRDGASVKGGFWTPGAALQDSLIKRLVDNAGLTFTAED; this is encoded by the coding sequence ATGACGTCATCCAAATTCGACCTCGTCGTCTACGGCGCCACGGGCTTCACGGGCAAGCTCGTCGCTGATTATCTCGCCACGCAGTATCGCGGCGACAGCTCGCTGCGCTGGGCGATGGCCGGCCGCAGTCTCGACAAGCTCGCCGCGGTCCGTGACGAAATTGGCGCGCCGGCGGATACGCCGCTGATCGCAGCCGATGCGTCCAATCCGGAGTCGCTGAAGGCGATGGTGGCGCAGACCAGGCTGGTGCTGACCACCGTCGGTCCGTATCAGCTCTATGGCAACGAGCTCGTCGCGCTCTGCGCCGAAGCCGGCACCGACTATGTGGACCTCTGCGGCGAGCCGGTGTGGATGCGGCAGATGATCGACAAGCATCAAGCGACCGCGGAGAAAAGCGGCGCCCGCATCGTGTTCTCGTGCGGCTTCGATTCCGTGCCGTTCGAGCTCGGCGTCTACTTCGTGCAGCAGCAGGCGAAAAAGGTGCTCGGCGCGCCGGCCGCCCGCGTCAAGGGCCGCGTCCGCGGCATGAGCGGCACGCTGTCGGGCGGCACCGCCGCGAGCGCCAAGGCGACGTTCGATGCGGTCGCCAAGGATCTCAGCCTGGTCTCGATCCTGAAGGATTTCTTCGCGCTGACGCCGGGCTTCAAGGGCCCGAAGCAGCCGGCCGGCAACAAGCCGGTCTATGAGGAGGACCTGCAGTCCTGGGCGGCGCCGTTCATGATGGCGCTGATCAACACCCGCAACGTTCACCGCTCCAACATGCTGATGGGTTTCCCCTACGGCCAGGACTTCGTCTACGACGAGATGGTGCTGACCGGCCAGGGCGAGAAGGGCGAGGCCAACGCCAAGAAGGTGATGGCCGCGAATGCCGAGAAGACCGGACCGAACGCGCCGAAGCCGGGCGAGGGCCCCTCGAAGGAGGAGCGCGACAATGGCTACTACAACCTCCTCTTTGTCGCGATCGCCCCCGATGGTCGCCAGGTCCGCGCCACCGTCAAGGGCGACCGCGATCCCGGCTACGGCTCGACCTCGAAGATGATCTCTGAATGTGCCGTTGGCCTGCTGCGCGACGGTGCCAGTGTGAAGGGCGGCTTCTGGACTCCGGGCGCAGCGCTGCAGGACAGCCTGATCAAGCGGCTGGTCGACAATGCCGGGCTGACGTTCACGGCGGAGGATTAG
- a CDS encoding undecaprenyl-phosphate glucose phosphotransferase codes for MLDAAAATAASTAAAGRPAVERRRRLSPAALAVANQKVHRAYSPIVLAGVVRITDFMLLSIVGSLVYFGYVVPLSGFHWEYLVAILGLAVSAVVCFQAADIYQIQVFRAQVRQMTRMISSYCFVFLLFIGLSFFAKIGSEVSRLWLAAFFFIGLGALIASRVVLRNLIRSWARQGRLDRRTIIVGADQSGEDLVRALKAQDDSEIEILGVFDDRNDSRALETCAGAPKLGKVDDIVEFARRTRVDLVLFALPISAETRILDMLKKLWVLPVDIRLSAHTNKLRFRPRSYSYLGTVPTLDVFEAPITDWDLVMKLLFDRLVGGLILLLALPVMALVALAIKLDSPGPVLFRQKRFGFNNERIDVFKFRSLYHHQADPTASKVVTKNDPRVTRVGRFIRKTSLDELPQLFNVVFKGNLSLVGPRPHAVQGKLQNRMFDEAVDGYFARHRVKPGITGWAQINGWRGEIDNQEKIQKRVEFDLYYIENWSVLFDLYILLKTPLALMTKNENAY; via the coding sequence ATGTTGGATGCTGCGGCCGCCACGGCCGCATCGACCGCCGCGGCCGGACGGCCGGCCGTTGAACGGCGCCGCCGCCTGTCGCCCGCCGCCCTTGCTGTCGCCAATCAAAAGGTTCACCGCGCCTACTCTCCCATCGTTCTCGCCGGAGTCGTGCGCATCACGGACTTCATGCTGCTGAGCATCGTCGGCAGCCTCGTCTACTTCGGCTACGTCGTTCCGCTCAGCGGCTTCCATTGGGAGTATCTCGTTGCCATCCTCGGCTTGGCAGTGAGCGCTGTGGTCTGCTTCCAGGCCGCCGACATCTATCAGATCCAGGTCTTCCGCGCGCAGGTGCGGCAGATGACCCGGATGATCTCGTCCTATTGCTTCGTGTTCCTGTTGTTCATCGGGCTGTCCTTCTTTGCCAAGATCGGCAGCGAGGTCTCCCGCCTGTGGCTGGCGGCGTTCTTCTTCATCGGGCTGGGTGCGCTGATCGCGAGCCGCGTCGTGCTGCGCAACCTGATCCGCAGCTGGGCGAGACAAGGTCGGCTCGATCGGCGCACGATCATCGTCGGCGCCGACCAGAGCGGCGAAGACCTGGTGCGGGCGCTGAAGGCGCAGGACGATTCCGAGATCGAGATTCTCGGCGTATTCGATGACCGCAACGACTCCCGTGCGCTCGAGACCTGCGCCGGCGCGCCCAAGCTCGGCAAAGTCGACGACATCGTCGAGTTCGCCCGCCGCACCCGCGTCGACCTCGTGCTGTTCGCGCTGCCGATCTCGGCGGAGACACGCATCCTCGACATGCTGAAGAAACTGTGGGTGCTGCCGGTCGACATCCGCCTCTCGGCCCATACCAACAAGCTCCGCTTCCGCCCCCGCTCCTATTCCTATCTCGGCACCGTGCCGACGCTCGACGTCTTCGAGGCGCCGATCACGGATTGGGACCTCGTGATGAAGCTGCTGTTCGACCGGCTGGTCGGCGGCCTGATCCTGCTGCTCGCGCTGCCGGTGATGGCGCTGGTCGCGCTCGCGATCAAGCTCGATAGTCCGGGACCGGTGCTGTTCCGGCAAAAGCGGTTCGGCTTCAACAATGAGCGGATCGACGTCTTCAAATTCCGCTCTCTGTATCATCATCAGGCCGATCCGACGGCGTCGAAGGTCGTCACCAAGAACGACCCGCGCGTGACCCGCGTTGGCCGCTTCATCCGCAAGACCAGCCTCGACGAGCTGCCGCAGCTGTTCAACGTGGTCTTCAAGGGCAATCTCTCCCTCGTCGGGCCCCGGCCGCATGCCGTCCAGGGCAAGCTGCAGAACCGGATGTTCGACGAGGCCGTCGACGGCTACTTCGCCCGCCATCGCGTCAAGCCCGGGATTACCGGCTGGGCGCAGATCAATGGCTGGCGCGGCGAGATCGACAACCAGGAGAAGATCCAGAAGAGGGTCGAGTTCGATCTTTACTACATCGAGAACTGGTCCGTGCTGTTCGACCTCTACATCCTGCTCAAGACGCCGCTGGCGCTGATGACGAAGAACGAGAACGCCTACTGA
- a CDS encoding DUF169 domain-containing protein: MQQPNASERLDLAAMVADLNALLRLKTTVIGIKMFAGVADMEAVEKIRRPNAVHTTDQIVSMAARLGWTVGITGDDLVGAQCRAVIGLGPQDETWLKGEGYVGVWHGTAEDARKRQEALDVVPFGRYQAMAVSPLASGRLDPPDICLVYATPGQMIILINGLQYVGYKKFEWGVVGETACADSWGRALKTGEPSLSLPCFAERRYGGVPDEEMLMALKPADLAKAIAGMKQLAKNGLRYPIAPYGIQNDVRAGMSVSYGKK, encoded by the coding sequence ATGCAACAGCCGAACGCCTCCGAACGGCTCGATCTGGCGGCGATGGTGGCCGACCTCAACGCTCTGCTGCGGCTGAAGACCACCGTGATCGGCATCAAGATGTTCGCCGGCGTCGCCGACATGGAGGCGGTGGAGAAGATCCGCCGGCCCAATGCGGTGCACACCACCGACCAGATCGTCAGCATGGCCGCGCGGCTCGGCTGGACCGTCGGCATCACCGGCGACGACCTCGTCGGCGCGCAGTGCCGCGCCGTGATCGGGCTCGGCCCGCAGGACGAGACGTGGCTCAAGGGTGAAGGCTATGTCGGCGTCTGGCATGGCACCGCGGAGGACGCGCGCAAGCGGCAGGAGGCGCTCGACGTGGTGCCGTTCGGCCGCTACCAAGCAATGGCCGTCAGCCCGCTGGCGAGCGGCCGGCTCGATCCGCCGGACATCTGCCTCGTCTATGCCACGCCGGGCCAGATGATCATCCTGATCAACGGTCTGCAATATGTCGGCTACAAGAAGTTCGAATGGGGCGTCGTCGGCGAGACCGCTTGCGCCGATTCCTGGGGCCGTGCGCTGAAGACCGGCGAGCCCAGCCTGTCGCTGCCCTGCTTCGCCGAGCGCCGCTATGGCGGCGTGCCCGACGAGGAGATGCTGATGGCCTTGAAGCCGGCCGATCTGGCCAAGGCGATCGCCGGCATGAAGCAACTCGCCAAGAACGGCCTGCGCTATCCGATCGCGCCCTATGGCATCCAGAACGACGTCCGCGCGGGCATGAGCGTGTCGTACGGGAAGAAGTAA
- a CDS encoding O-antigen ligase encodes MAYTAAAGEFASRPIAPPGVIGLQRVLVWLIGVSGAIVFIEPSPYELVTLASAAVFVASGIRLRAVFLPLLLLLFLVNLGYTISAVPLLDDSKIASWIATSWYMAVTAMLLAMVTAEDTAARLDMLRRGLVMGGAIAGLAGVAGYFHLVPGGYDLLTLYGRARGTFKDPNVLGAFLILPALLALQNVVTARLAATLRASFALGIMALAILLAFSRAAWGGLVLTAAFMLVLMVLTSKTRSERSRIIVMTLAAAVVGMLLIGVLLSIDAIADMFKQRASFDQSYDEGRFGRFGRHILGADMALDLPFGIGPLQFHNYFPEDTHNSYLNAFMSGGWLSGICYPALVFTTVILGFRYLFVRVPWQRTYIAVFSAFLGTVGESFIIDTDHWRHFFLMLGTMWGMIAATRAHQAASRSAETGSHAVS; translated from the coding sequence ATGGCGTACACGGCGGCAGCCGGAGAGTTTGCGTCGAGGCCGATCGCTCCTCCGGGCGTGATCGGCCTGCAGCGCGTGCTTGTCTGGCTGATCGGAGTCTCCGGCGCGATCGTCTTCATCGAACCGAGCCCCTATGAGCTGGTGACACTCGCCTCCGCCGCGGTGTTCGTCGCCAGCGGAATCAGGCTGCGCGCGGTCTTCCTGCCTCTTCTTCTGCTCCTCTTCCTGGTCAATCTCGGCTACACGATCAGCGCCGTTCCGCTGCTGGACGATTCCAAGATCGCGAGCTGGATCGCAACCTCCTGGTACATGGCGGTCACAGCCATGCTGCTGGCCATGGTCACCGCCGAAGACACCGCGGCGCGGCTCGACATGCTCCGGCGCGGCCTCGTGATGGGCGGCGCGATCGCCGGTCTTGCCGGTGTGGCCGGCTATTTTCATCTCGTACCGGGCGGCTACGACCTCCTCACACTGTATGGCCGTGCGCGCGGCACGTTCAAGGACCCGAACGTGCTCGGCGCGTTCCTGATCCTGCCGGCACTGCTCGCGCTGCAGAATGTCGTTACCGCCCGCCTCGCCGCAACCTTGCGCGCCAGCTTCGCGCTCGGCATCATGGCGCTTGCCATCCTGCTCGCCTTTTCCCGGGCGGCCTGGGGCGGCCTCGTGCTCACCGCCGCCTTCATGCTGGTGTTGATGGTGCTCACCAGCAAGACGCGGAGTGAACGCTCGCGCATCATCGTCATGACGCTCGCGGCCGCCGTGGTGGGCATGCTCCTGATCGGCGTTCTGCTCTCCATCGACGCCATCGCCGACATGTTCAAGCAGCGGGCGAGCTTCGACCAGAGCTATGACGAGGGCCGCTTCGGCCGGTTCGGCCGCCACATCCTCGGCGCCGACATGGCACTCGATCTGCCGTTCGGGATCGGACCGCTGCAGTTCCACAACTACTTCCCCGAGGACACCCACAATTCCTATCTGAACGCCTTCATGTCAGGGGGCTGGCTGTCCGGCATCTGCTATCCTGCGCTCGTCTTCACAACTGTCATTCTCGGCTTCCGCTATCTGTTCGTGCGCGTGCCGTGGCAGCGCACCTATATCGCCGTGTTCTCCGCCTTCCTCGGCACCGTCGGCGAAAGCTTCATCATCGACACCGACCATTGGCGGCACTTCTTCCTGATGCTCGGCACGATGTGGGGCATGATCGCCGCCACCCGCGCCCATCAGGCAGCGAGCCGATCCGCAGAGACCGGCTCGCACGCGGTCTCCTAA